One genomic region from Actinocatenispora thailandica encodes:
- a CDS encoding HAD family hydrolase: MTAVAAALAVEVILLDFDGPTCHLFAGRPAREIAADFRAYLARIGVPVDGADPFDPLALYAAAVVADAGQADAAERWLTEAEVAAAGTAEPTPGCRAVLDAARAAGRPVVMVSNNSGGAVRAYLARERLTDHVADVVGRPHAAPDRMKPAPWPIQEAARRQKVSPASCVLIGDSVTDLDAANAAGARSIGYANKPGKRERFTDATAIVDDMHAIADAIRATHADRTATP, from the coding sequence ATGACCGCGGTCGCCGCCGCGCTCGCGGTCGAGGTCATCTTGCTCGATTTCGACGGGCCGACCTGCCACCTGTTCGCCGGCCGTCCCGCCCGCGAGATCGCCGCAGACTTCCGCGCATACCTCGCGCGGATCGGCGTACCGGTCGACGGAGCCGACCCGTTCGACCCGCTCGCGCTGTACGCCGCTGCGGTTGTTGCGGATGCAGGCCAGGCGGACGCCGCCGAACGATGGCTCACTGAAGCCGAGGTCGCTGCGGCCGGCACCGCCGAGCCGACGCCCGGATGCCGCGCTGTGCTCGACGCTGCTCGTGCCGCCGGGCGGCCGGTCGTGATGGTCAGCAACAACTCCGGCGGTGCCGTACGTGCCTACCTCGCCCGCGAACGGCTCACCGATCACGTGGCCGATGTCGTCGGCCGACCGCACGCCGCGCCGGACCGGATGAAACCGGCCCCCTGGCCGATCCAGGAAGCAGCGCGGCGTCAAAAGGTCTCTCCGGCCTCGTGCGTGCTGATCGGAGACTCCGTGACCGACCTCGACGCGGCCAACGCCGCCGGCGCCCGCAGCATCGGCTACGCCAACAAACCCGGCAAGCGCGAACGCTTCACCGACGCCACCGCCATCGTCGACGACATGCACGCGATAGCCGACGCCATCCGCGCCACCCACGCCGACCGCACGGCGACGCCATGA
- a CDS encoding tetratricopeptide repeat protein has protein sequence MEERWDETWQRLRLWTSGQAPSERLAAQILLNDDFSRLDPSHPLGGPDGKKDALVYRDGHKWIMAVYFPRGQRPFREVKAKFISDLAGVSENGAAGIAFVTNQELSLIERETLEDQAACACEIYHLERIVAVLDKPAMASVRAQYLRIPPTHNTLTPPHAIFVRKILSTSGMGNRFVGREDDLRDVNSFLLKPSIEPEFAHVGVITGMPGVGKTALALEAASDACQEQRFGGGAIIADFKGYEESPKEFIEPPQAISGLLLALGIDRIDPEPAINLMAYRDLLESRARAGRPVLLLFDNVAEVRQVEDLLPPPGIHRVIITSRNALGPRIPDSVSFRLSTLSVHRSMEMLAQVHERRFVDQQEGLRSLANLCGGLPIALRLISQILANDHDLSALELATEFEEEAERLAGLEFEDSEIRAVFRGSYLRLPVESARCLRYLSIHPGEKISLRSTAYLLDISEGKARRLLRRLESSHLVTRDPEQRAWTLHDLLRLYGRDVARDVDTRDDQDAALHRLFEYYLESTQQLNGWLNDNSLRDGDELFSAAKDATDWAVREYTSVIACIGAALDIGALSDAWALAIDICQYLCVRGDWPTVISVSESAVSIAKMCGDRKREADALNNLGLAYNSLREYSRGKEIFLRARKIFKEIGDKEGEARVLTGLSESMRAEGNAPATIPMLRRAVGLYTEANSAYGLGFALTNLGTSLREDKQYPAAIEVLDQALYIHRANGAKRAEAATLGQLGTALGHVGHVQASMDMLGEAARVANEVEDYLLAGMAYMNKGNFFRLQGRLLDAEELYASAIDAFRRIGSVWNEAIALINMDRLYSACGETEKQEECRARIRRLGSAGAEALRMARNQGWGPGRGPLSY, from the coding sequence ATGGAGGAGCGTTGGGACGAGACATGGCAGCGGTTGCGGCTGTGGACATCAGGACAAGCGCCATCGGAACGGTTGGCTGCCCAAATATTATTGAATGATGACTTTTCCCGTTTAGACCCAAGTCATCCGCTCGGAGGGCCTGACGGGAAGAAAGATGCTCTGGTCTACAGGGACGGTCATAAGTGGATCATGGCCGTCTATTTTCCACGCGGCCAACGACCCTTTCGAGAGGTCAAAGCAAAGTTCATATCGGATCTGGCTGGCGTATCGGAAAACGGTGCTGCCGGGATCGCGTTTGTGACCAATCAAGAATTGTCCCTAATTGAGCGCGAAACGTTAGAAGATCAAGCGGCGTGCGCTTGCGAGATCTATCATCTTGAGCGAATAGTGGCCGTGCTCGACAAGCCAGCAATGGCGTCTGTTCGAGCTCAATACTTACGCATACCGCCTACGCACAATACTCTCACGCCACCACATGCAATCTTTGTTCGTAAGATCCTATCTACAAGTGGTATGGGAAATCGGTTTGTAGGCAGAGAAGACGATCTGCGCGATGTCAATAGTTTCCTGCTCAAGCCGTCAATTGAACCTGAATTTGCGCATGTAGGTGTAATCACAGGAATGCCCGGCGTTGGTAAGACGGCGCTTGCTCTAGAAGCTGCGTCCGATGCCTGTCAAGAACAGCGGTTTGGAGGCGGGGCCATCATTGCGGACTTTAAGGGGTATGAGGAGAGCCCTAAGGAGTTCATTGAGCCCCCTCAGGCAATTTCTGGTCTGCTATTGGCCCTAGGCATTGATCGCATCGATCCTGAGCCGGCGATTAATCTCATGGCTTATCGCGACCTGCTGGAATCTAGAGCGCGAGCTGGACGGCCTGTGCTTCTATTGTTTGACAATGTCGCAGAAGTACGTCAAGTCGAAGATCTCCTGCCGCCTCCGGGGATCCATCGCGTCATCATAACCTCGCGTAATGCGCTTGGCCCGAGGATTCCCGACTCAGTGAGCTTTCGTCTATCCACGCTTTCCGTGCATCGATCGATGGAAATGCTAGCACAGGTGCACGAACGGAGGTTCGTTGATCAGCAAGAGGGGTTACGGTCGCTCGCGAACCTGTGCGGTGGACTACCAATCGCCCTCCGTTTGATTTCTCAGATTCTTGCGAATGATCATGATCTGAGCGCGCTTGAGTTAGCCACCGAATTTGAGGAAGAGGCCGAGAGGCTGGCGGGCCTTGAATTTGAAGACTCAGAGATTCGCGCCGTATTTCGAGGCTCGTATCTGAGGCTTCCAGTCGAATCTGCTAGGTGCCTTCGATATCTGTCAATTCATCCAGGGGAAAAAATTTCATTACGGTCGACCGCGTATCTCTTGGACATTAGTGAAGGGAAAGCGCGACGTTTACTCAGGCGCCTTGAATCTTCCCACCTAGTTACGCGAGACCCGGAGCAACGAGCTTGGACGCTCCATGATCTCCTGCGTCTCTATGGCCGCGACGTTGCTCGCGATGTGGACACCCGAGACGATCAGGACGCTGCCTTGCATCGGCTATTCGAGTACTACCTTGAGTCGACCCAGCAACTTAACGGATGGCTCAACGATAATTCACTACGAGACGGCGATGAATTGTTTAGCGCGGCTAAGGACGCGACCGATTGGGCCGTACGTGAGTATACAAGCGTGATCGCATGTATTGGCGCGGCTCTCGACATAGGAGCCCTTAGCGACGCTTGGGCCTTGGCAATCGACATATGTCAGTACCTCTGCGTGCGGGGTGACTGGCCCACCGTCATCAGTGTCTCCGAATCAGCCGTTTCCATTGCCAAGATGTGTGGCGACAGGAAGAGAGAAGCGGATGCGCTTAACAACCTTGGGTTGGCCTATAACTCTCTTCGTGAATATTCTCGCGGCAAGGAAATATTTCTGCGAGCAAGAAAGATTTTCAAGGAGATTGGCGACAAGGAAGGTGAGGCGCGGGTACTAACGGGCCTTTCTGAATCGATGCGGGCTGAGGGGAATGCCCCGGCTACAATTCCGATGTTGCGACGCGCGGTCGGTTTATATACAGAGGCGAATAGCGCCTATGGACTCGGCTTTGCGCTCACCAATCTTGGAACATCTCTGAGGGAAGACAAGCAGTATCCGGCCGCCATTGAGGTTTTGGACCAAGCCCTTTATATTCATCGCGCTAACGGAGCAAAAAGAGCAGAAGCGGCGACCTTGGGACAGTTGGGGACCGCTCTTGGGCACGTGGGCCATGTACAAGCGTCAATGGACATGCTCGGTGAAGCAGCACGCGTCGCAAACGAAGTAGAAGACTATCTGTTGGCTGGAATGGCGTACATGAATAAGGGGAACTTTTTCAGGTTGCAGGGCCGCCTTCTGGACGCTGAGGAACTGTACGCAAGCGCCATCGATGCGTTTAGAAGAATTGGCAGCGTCTGGAACGAAGCTATTGCATTGATCAATATGGACCGACTCTATAGCGCATGCGGTGAGACGGAAAAGCAGGAAGAATGTCGGGCGAGGATTAGAAGACTCGGTTCAGCCGGTGCAGAGGCGCTAAGGATGGCACGAAACCAAGGTTGGGGTCCGGGCCGTGGTCCACTTTCATACTGA
- a CDS encoding phosphotransferase — protein MTDTAPFTVPAEVIREVRTRWPHVAGTWSDSATAELQRFCDRYEATPTRVMPSRSGLIVKADTASRPLVFRYSPDPNGAAQATVAAALAALDVSPAVRETATTPHGTTTVLDFITPGTPLGDANTLPCPDHIGAMLRPLIGRPAPPGLPSLVDWLRDRLTDDHLADLPPGRAVAPPSERRAALALLDSLSCDHVPALCHGDASPWNILYGPAGRPYLIDPRGIGGELMYDVAVIAMKGGRFIPAVRTAAALARSLGLSLGRTETWLRIAHAARV, from the coding sequence ATGACCGACACCGCCCCGTTCACCGTCCCGGCCGAGGTCATTCGCGAGGTCCGCACACGCTGGCCCCACGTCGCCGGCACCTGGTCAGACAGCGCAACCGCCGAACTCCAACGATTCTGCGACCGGTACGAGGCGACACCGACCCGCGTCATGCCCTCCCGGTCCGGCCTCATCGTCAAGGCGGACACCGCATCCCGGCCGCTTGTGTTCCGGTACAGCCCCGATCCCAACGGCGCCGCACAAGCCACCGTCGCAGCGGCCCTCGCAGCCCTCGACGTCTCGCCCGCAGTGCGCGAGACAGCGACGACACCCCACGGCACGACAACGGTCCTCGACTTCATCACGCCCGGCACACCACTGGGCGATGCCAACACGCTGCCTTGTCCCGATCACATCGGGGCGATGCTCCGCCCATTGATCGGCCGACCGGCACCGCCCGGATTGCCAAGCCTCGTTGACTGGCTCCGCGACCGTCTAACGGACGACCACCTTGCCGACCTGCCGCCAGGCCGAGCCGTCGCCCCGCCGTCTGAGCGTCGAGCAGCACTCGCCTTGCTCGATAGCCTGTCTTGCGACCACGTTCCGGCCCTCTGCCACGGAGACGCGTCGCCCTGGAACATCCTGTACGGCCCAGCCGGCAGGCCGTACCTCATCGACCCCCGGGGCATCGGCGGTGAGCTGATGTACGACGTCGCAGTGATCGCCATGAAAGGCGGGCGGTTCATCCCCGCTGTTAGGACGGCCGCCGCGCTTGCCCGGAGCCTCGGTCTATCACTAGGCCGAACCGAGACCTGGCTGAGAATCGCGCATGCGGCGAGGGTCTGA